One genomic region from Streptomyces sp. NBC_00582 encodes:
- a CDS encoding DUF4180 domain-containing protein, with protein MTTTATTLTTLHTTRVLRCAPEGPALDGERAALDLVGDAMGQDAELVAVPAERCGEEFFRLRSQVAGAVVQKFATYRLRLAVVGDISRHLAESSALRDFVYESNRGRQLWFVADEAELADRLRPTG; from the coding sequence ATGACCACCACCGCGACCACGCTCACGACCCTGCACACCACCCGCGTCCTGCGCTGCGCCCCCGAGGGGCCGGCTCTGGACGGGGAGCGCGCCGCGCTCGATCTCGTCGGCGACGCGATGGGACAGGACGCGGAGCTGGTCGCGGTCCCCGCCGAGCGATGCGGGGAGGAGTTCTTCCGGCTGCGGTCGCAGGTCGCGGGCGCGGTCGTGCAGAAGTTCGCCACGTACCGGCTGCGGCTGGCCGTCGTCGGCGACATCTCCCGGCACCTCGCGGAGTCCTCCGCCCTGCGTGACTTCGTGTACGAGTCGAACCGGGGCCGCCAGCTCTGGTTCGTGGCCGACGAAGCCGAACTCGCGGACCGGCTGCGCCCCACCGGGTGA
- a CDS encoding S-(hydroxymethyl)mycothiol dehydrogenase: MPQEVRGVIAPGRNEPVRVETIVIPDPGPGEAVVRIQACGVCHTDLHYKQGGINDEFPFLLGHEAAGVVESVGEGVTDVAPGDFVILNWRAVCGQCRACLRGRPWYCFDTHNARQRMTLTDGTELSPALGIGAFAEKTLVAAGQCTKVDPSVSPAVAGLLGCGVMAGIGAAINTGNVGRGDTVAVIGCGGVGDAAIAGANLAGAAKIIAVDIDDRKLATAKKMGATHTVNSKETDAVEAIRELTGGFGADVVIEAVGRPETYRQAFYGRDLAGTVVLVGVPTPEMKLELPLLDVFGRGGSLKSSWYGDCLPSRDFPMLIDLHQQGRLDLAAFVTETIQLDEVEKAFERMHHGDVLRSVVVL; the protein is encoded by the coding sequence ATGCCGCAGGAAGTACGCGGAGTGATCGCACCGGGCAGGAACGAGCCGGTACGGGTGGAGACGATCGTGATCCCCGACCCCGGCCCCGGGGAGGCCGTCGTCCGGATCCAGGCGTGCGGGGTGTGCCACACCGATCTGCACTACAAGCAGGGCGGGATCAACGACGAGTTCCCGTTCCTGCTGGGCCACGAGGCCGCGGGTGTCGTCGAGTCGGTCGGCGAGGGCGTCACGGATGTCGCCCCCGGTGACTTCGTCATCCTGAACTGGCGCGCGGTGTGCGGGCAGTGCCGGGCCTGTCTGCGGGGACGCCCGTGGTACTGCTTCGACACGCACAACGCCAGGCAGAGGATGACCCTGACCGACGGCACCGAGCTGTCCCCGGCCCTCGGGATCGGCGCCTTCGCCGAGAAGACACTGGTGGCGGCCGGGCAGTGCACCAAGGTCGACCCGTCGGTGTCGCCGGCCGTGGCCGGGCTCCTGGGCTGTGGCGTGATGGCGGGCATCGGTGCGGCGATCAACACCGGCAACGTCGGCCGCGGCGACACCGTCGCCGTGATCGGCTGCGGAGGCGTGGGCGACGCGGCGATCGCCGGGGCGAACCTGGCGGGCGCGGCGAAGATCATCGCCGTGGACATCGACGACCGCAAGCTGGCGACCGCGAAGAAGATGGGCGCCACCCACACGGTCAACTCCAAGGAGACCGACGCCGTGGAGGCGATCCGCGAGCTGACCGGCGGCTTCGGCGCGGACGTCGTCATCGAGGCGGTCGGCCGCCCGGAGACGTACCGGCAGGCCTTCTACGGCCGTGACCTGGCCGGCACGGTCGTCCTGGTCGGCGTACCCACCCCCGAGATGAAGCTCGAACTCCCGCTCCTGGACGTCTTCGGGCGCGGCGGCTCCCTGAAGTCCTCCTGGTACGGCGACTGCCTGCCCTCCCGTGACTTCCCGATGCTGATCGACCTGCACCAGCAAGGGCGCCTGGACCTGGCCGCGTTCGTCACCGAGACCATCCAACTGGACGAGGTGGAGAAGGCGTTCGAGCGGATGCACCACGGAGACGTCCTGCGCTCGGTGGTGGTGCTGTGA
- a CDS encoding ABC transporter ATP-binding protein, protein MSNAETAGIRPPWRLLLDYVRPHRWTLLAGALLSLVTGATGLLLPLVARGLIDDLSHDRAITGALLALTGLVVANAALGALGSYVLRRTAESVVLGARRALSSYLLRLRIPAVDRSEPGDLMARITSDTTLLREVTTDSLVGLGTGGLTLAATVVMMGLVDPVLLAVTLAVILCAGAVLGLIVPRINRASRQAQDAVGVMGASLERVLGALRTVKASGAEYREEETLHTAAEESWRQSVRAAKWSAAAGNTAGLAMQGAFITVLAVGGARVATGAIGVGTLVAFLLYVFYLMSPIQQVVGAVTQYQTGAAALSRIQEALRLPAEPAARPAPLPSPAAEPASLSFTDVRFRYAEDLPYVHHQVTFDVPARGMTAFVGPSGAGKTTVFSLIERFYDPESGTIRLDGRALADWDLPLLRSSIGYVEQDAPVLSGSLRANLLLGNPEADDDTVRRVLKTTRLDGLVARLPQGLETLVGHRGTKLSGGERQRVAIARALLRRPRLLLLDEATSQLDAVNEAALRDTVADVARTTTVLVVAHRLSTVTTADRIVVMDAGRVRAVGTHRELVTGDPLYAELAATQFLATAE, encoded by the coding sequence GTGAGCAACGCAGAGACAGCCGGCATACGGCCCCCGTGGCGGCTGCTGCTCGACTATGTACGGCCGCACCGCTGGACCCTGCTCGCGGGGGCGCTGCTCTCGCTGGTCACCGGAGCCACCGGGCTGCTGCTGCCGCTCGTGGCACGGGGGTTGATCGACGATCTGTCCCACGACCGCGCCATCACCGGCGCGTTGCTCGCCCTGACCGGGCTGGTCGTCGCCAACGCGGCGCTCGGGGCACTGGGTTCGTACGTGCTGCGGCGCACGGCCGAGTCGGTGGTGCTGGGCGCGCGGCGGGCGCTGTCGTCGTATCTGCTGCGGCTGCGGATCCCGGCCGTGGACCGCAGCGAGCCCGGCGACCTGATGGCCCGCATCACCTCCGACACGACCCTGCTGCGCGAGGTCACCACCGACTCACTGGTGGGCCTCGGCACCGGAGGGCTCACCCTGGCCGCGACCGTGGTGATGATGGGGCTCGTCGACCCGGTGCTGCTCGCGGTGACCCTCGCGGTGATCCTGTGCGCGGGTGCGGTGCTCGGGCTGATCGTGCCCCGGATCAACCGGGCGAGCCGGCAGGCGCAGGACGCGGTCGGGGTGATGGGGGCCTCGCTGGAGCGGGTGCTGGGCGCGCTGCGCACGGTGAAGGCGTCGGGCGCCGAGTACCGGGAGGAGGAGACGCTGCACACGGCCGCCGAGGAGTCGTGGCGGCAGAGCGTGCGCGCCGCCAAGTGGTCGGCGGCGGCCGGGAACACGGCGGGGCTCGCGATGCAGGGCGCGTTCATCACCGTGCTGGCGGTGGGCGGGGCACGGGTCGCGACCGGGGCGATCGGCGTCGGCACGCTGGTGGCGTTCCTGCTGTACGTCTTCTATCTGATGTCGCCGATCCAGCAGGTCGTGGGGGCGGTCACCCAGTACCAGACGGGTGCGGCGGCGCTCAGCCGGATCCAGGAGGCGCTGCGGCTGCCCGCCGAACCGGCCGCCCGGCCCGCCCCGCTGCCCTCCCCCGCCGCCGAACCCGCCTCGCTCTCCTTCACCGACGTCCGTTTCCGGTACGCCGAGGATCTGCCGTACGTCCACCACCAAGTGACGTTCGACGTCCCGGCGCGGGGCATGACGGCGTTCGTCGGACCGTCGGGCGCCGGCAAGACCACGGTGTTCTCGCTCATCGAGCGGTTCTACGACCCCGAGTCGGGCACGATCCGTCTGGACGGCCGCGCCCTCGCCGACTGGGACCTGCCGCTGCTGCGCTCGTCCATCGGGTACGTCGAGCAGGACGCGCCCGTGCTGTCCGGCTCGCTGCGCGCCAATCTGCTGCTGGGCAACCCGGAGGCGGACGACGACACCGTGCGCCGGGTGCTGAAGACGACCCGGCTGGACGGGCTGGTCGCCCGGCTGCCGCAGGGTCTCGAGACGCTGGTCGGACACCGGGGGACGAAGCTGTCCGGCGGGGAGCGGCAGCGGGTGGCCATCGCCCGCGCCCTGCTGCGCCGGCCCCGGCTGCTGCTGCTCGACGAGGCGACCTCGCAGCTCGACGCGGTGAACGAGGCGGCGCTGCGGGACACGGTCGCCGATGTCGCCCGGACGACGACGGTGCTGGTCGTCGCGCACCGGCTGTCGACGGTGACGACGGCCGACCGGATCGTGGTCATGGACGCGGGCCGGGTGCGGGCGGTGGGAACGCACCGTGAGCTGGTCACGGGCGATCCGCTCTACGCGGAGCTGGCGGCCACGCAGTTCCTGGCGACGGCGGAGTGA
- a CDS encoding MBL fold metallo-hydrolase encodes MAARIERLVTSGQFSLDGGTWDVDNNVWIVGDDHEAIVIDAAHDATAIAEAVGDRRLTAIVCTHAHNDHIGAAPALAELTGATIWLHPDDLPLWKLTHPGREPDAHLADGQVIEAAGADLTVLHTPGHAPGAVCLYDPGLGVLFTGDTLFQGGPGATGRSYSHFATIITSIREKLLSLPPETKVLTGHGDATTIGAEAPHLEEWIARGH; translated from the coding sequence ATGGCCGCCCGTATCGAACGTCTCGTCACCTCGGGCCAGTTCAGCCTCGACGGCGGCACCTGGGACGTGGACAACAACGTCTGGATCGTCGGCGACGACCACGAGGCGATCGTCATCGACGCCGCCCATGACGCCACCGCCATCGCCGAGGCCGTCGGCGACCGCCGACTGACCGCCATCGTGTGCACCCACGCCCACAACGACCACATCGGCGCGGCCCCCGCCCTCGCGGAGCTGACCGGCGCGACCATCTGGCTGCACCCCGACGACCTGCCGCTGTGGAAGCTCACCCACCCGGGCCGCGAGCCCGACGCCCATCTGGCCGACGGGCAGGTCATCGAGGCCGCCGGCGCCGACCTGACCGTCCTGCACACCCCGGGGCACGCGCCCGGCGCGGTCTGCCTGTACGACCCCGGCCTGGGCGTCCTGTTCACCGGCGACACCCTGTTCCAGGGCGGCCCCGGCGCCACCGGCCGCTCCTACTCCCACTTCGCGACGATCATCACCTCGATCCGGGAGAAGCTGCTCTCCCTCCCGCCCGAGACCAAGGTGCTCACCGGCCACGGCGACGCCACGACCATCGGCGCGGAGGCACCCCACCTGGAGGAGTGGATCGCGCGCGGACACTGA
- a CDS encoding SDR family oxidoreductase, which yields MPGPLEGRVALVAGATRGAGRGIAVELGAAGATVYVTGRTTRDRRSEYDRPETVEDTADLVTEAGGRGIAVPTDHLEPTRVRALVDRIDAEQGRLDVLVNDIWGAEHLFQWDTPVWEHDLDNGLRLLRLAVETHAITSHHALPLLLRHPGGLVVEMTDGTAEYNRATYRVNLFYDLAKTSVVRMAFSLGHELGPRGATAVALTPGWLRSEIMLDAFGVTEDTWRDALDRHPHFAISETPRYVGRAVAALAADPDVARFNGQSLSSGGLAPVYGFTDLDGSRPDAWRYLVEVQDAGKPADVTGYR from the coding sequence ATGCCGGGTCCGCTGGAGGGCAGGGTCGCACTGGTGGCGGGAGCCACGAGAGGCGCCGGACGGGGGATCGCCGTCGAACTGGGCGCGGCGGGCGCCACCGTCTACGTGACGGGACGCACCACCCGCGACCGCCGCTCCGAGTACGACCGCCCCGAGACCGTCGAGGACACCGCCGACCTGGTCACCGAGGCAGGCGGGCGCGGCATCGCCGTACCCACCGACCACCTCGAACCCACCCGGGTCAGGGCGCTCGTCGACCGCATCGACGCCGAGCAGGGCCGGCTCGACGTCCTCGTCAACGACATCTGGGGCGCCGAACACCTCTTCCAATGGGACACCCCCGTCTGGGAGCACGACCTCGACAACGGCCTCAGACTGCTGCGGCTCGCCGTGGAGACCCACGCGATCACCAGCCACCACGCGCTCCCGCTCCTGCTGCGCCACCCCGGCGGCCTGGTCGTGGAGATGACCGACGGCACCGCCGAGTACAACCGCGCCACCTACCGCGTCAACCTCTTCTACGACCTCGCCAAGACGTCCGTGGTGCGCATGGCGTTCTCCCTCGGTCATGAACTGGGCCCGCGCGGCGCCACCGCCGTCGCCCTGACCCCCGGCTGGCTGCGCTCGGAGATCATGCTCGACGCCTTCGGGGTCACCGAGGACACCTGGCGCGACGCCCTCGACCGTCACCCCCACTTCGCCATCTCCGAGACGCCCCGTTACGTCGGCCGGGCCGTCGCCGCCCTCGCCGCCGACCCCGACGTGGCCCGCTTCAACGGGCAGTCCCTCTCCAGCGGAGGCCTGGCCCCCGTCTACGGCTTCACGGACCTCGACGGCAGCCGCCCCGACGCCTGGCGCTACCTGGTCGAGGTCCAGGACGCGGGGAAACCGGCGGACGTGACGGGCTACCGCT
- a CDS encoding nuclear transport factor 2 family protein, whose product MGSASRSGFSTDTLRRGVEGSTASDLLSLYADDAELRIVDRNTQPSSPRVLHGRAEIGELLEDVYSRDIKAHKLDECIVAGDRAAFTESCEYSDGVRVLAESMITLRDGKIVEQTMIQAWDE is encoded by the coding sequence ATGGGCAGCGCGTCACGTTCCGGCTTCTCCACGGACACCTTGCGCAGAGGCGTCGAGGGATCGACCGCCTCCGATCTGCTGTCGCTCTACGCGGACGACGCGGAACTGCGCATCGTCGACCGCAACACCCAGCCCAGCAGCCCCCGGGTGCTGCACGGCCGGGCGGAGATCGGCGAACTGCTGGAGGACGTCTACAGCCGTGACATCAAGGCGCACAAGCTGGACGAGTGCATCGTCGCGGGCGACCGGGCCGCGTTCACCGAGTCCTGCGAGTACTCGGACGGTGTGCGCGTCCTGGCCGAGTCGATGATCACGTTGCGGGACGGCAAGATCGTCGAGCAGACGATGATCCAGGCATGGGACGAGTAG